The Phormidium ambiguum IAM M-71 nucleotide sequence TTGCTTGGGTATACTCATTTAATCGAAGATATACTAGTCCAATTTGATAACTAGTATCCCCAATGCCTTTGCGATCGCCAAGTTTTTCACAAATAGCTAAAACTTGTTGATAGCTTTCTAAAGCTTCATGATACCGATTATTTTGGAAAAGTTGAGCGCTTTGCTGAAGTAACTGCTCTGCTTCTGTTTTACACTCCTTGGTGCTTGGACTCTGTTTGTGTTCTGAATGTTGTGAAGTTATTCCTAATAATTCAGAGTTTGTGCGTATGTCTAAAACTGGTGCGTTTAGCGAAAGAGTTAAAATTGCTGTTAAAAGGCTTAGGTAAGTAAAGTTAAAAAACATAGAAAAAGCCCTCTCTAAAAGAGCTTTAAATAAATAACTGCTTCAATTTTTCAACGGTTGGAAGTTTCTTTTTGCGATCGAGCTTATTTTAAATTGTCCTCTCTTAGGAACCACCACCATCTCCTTGACCATCACTACCGTCTTGAGCGCCACTACTTGATGGACGACGACCACCATCTCCTTGACCATCACTACTGAACCGACGGCGAGCGCCTGACTCGATAATTGTTATACTTCGCTTGAAAAAGAAAGATGGGTTTGGAGATGTACGAGGTATAGGTTTTAATTCAATAACGTTTCCCTTATCTGAGGCATACCATGCTAGTGAAGAATTTAAGGAAGAAATGCGGGTTTGTTCGCTCTCTTCACTAATCTGAATATTATTTTCTTTGAACTCTGATAGAGCTTGTTCATAAAATTCTACTGCTTGCTTTCTGTATATATTGCCAATATTGGTCAAGGTGCATCCAATTCCTACCTGATCTTCTATTCCTTCATAAATAGCAAATGCAGCTTGGCAAAGTTGTAATGCAACATTATAGTTTTTTGCTTCAAACTCGTTGTAAGCTTCTTGTAGCAACTCATAAGCTACTTGACTGGCAGATTTTTCTGTACTCATTTTAGTTCTTGCCTCTCACTTCACTAACTAAAATATCCACTAGAGAAAACTGTTTTTCCAGAAAATTTTTATAAATTTAATTTCTCCATACTTGGGAAAAGCGTCGGAGTCTCTACAAACTCACCTTGAATTTAGCAATTTGTGTTTCCAGTTCCTTAACTCGTTGCATATTTCCCAAAGATTTGTAACTATTCATAGCTAAACTTAACCAACGAGCCGCTTCGGATTGATTATTAATCGCAATATACATTTCCCCTAACGCTGTTTGTACTTGCGCTTGCTCTCCTAAATCAGTTGCTCTTTTAACTGCCTCTAAATAGTTACTTTCAGCCCACAAAGTTAATCCTGACTGCCAATATAATTCACCAAGGCGACGGTAAATAGTAGCTTCTTGTGTACCAGCATTTACTAAGGCTTCTAATGCGTCTATTGCTTCAGACTTTAACTCAGTACCAATATAAAGGTAAGCACGTAGTAAAGCTTTGGTTTTGTCTGTGGTTGGTTGTTTATTTAGTTGAGAGATGGCATTTTGTACCATTTCAGCTTCAGCTTTTGGTAACAATTTAAACTCTCTATTACTTAATTTCTCCTCTTTAGATGACTTACCATTCTCAGCTTTAACAACTACTGAATAGTCAACTCCTGATTCTAGCTTGGGTTCTCCAGGGTACACTACCTCATTTCCATTAACTGTTGTTTCCCAAATAGGGCGATCGCCTTTGACCAAACTAACAGTATAATTATTAACGCCAGGAACCTTATTCCACCGTAACTTTGGCTGATTATTTAGTATAAAAGTACGGCGCGGACTGATAATATAAGGAATTAGCGGATCGGTAGGAGCGCGAACTTCACCAGTTTCAGCATCTCTACAATCTTGAGCTATTAGTATCTCGCCTCGAAATTGACGTAAAGAACTATGAGTTAATCTTTGATAATTAGGGTGAATGGCAATTGCTGATCCTGCTACCAATAAAGGTAACAGCAATATCAAAAATGCCCCATATCTTAAGAATTTTCTACTTCTTATTGTTAACCTTTTGTGCA carries:
- a CDS encoding tetratricopeptide repeat protein — translated: MVAGSAIAIHPNYQRLTHSSLRQFRGEILIAQDCRDAETGEVRAPTDPLIPYIISPRRTFILNNQPKLRWNKVPGVNNYTVSLVKGDRPIWETTVNGNEVVYPGEPKLESGVDYSVVVKAENGKSSKEEKLSNREFKLLPKAEAEMVQNAISQLNKQPTTDKTKALLRAYLYIGTELKSEAIDALEALVNAGTQEATIYRRLGELYWQSGLTLWAESNYLEAVKRATDLGEQAQVQTALGEMYIAINNQSEAARWLSLAMNSYKSLGNMQRVKELETQIAKFKVSL
- a CDS encoding tetratricopeptide repeat protein; its protein translation is MSTEKSASQVAYELLQEAYNEFEAKNYNVALQLCQAAFAIYEGIEDQVGIGCTLTNIGNIYRKQAVEFYEQALSEFKENNIQISEESEQTRISSLNSSLAWYASDKGNVIELKPIPRTSPNPSFFFKRSITIIESGARRRFSSDGQGDGGRRPSSSGAQDGSDGQGDGGGS